One window of the Salvia miltiorrhiza cultivar Shanhuang (shh) chromosome 6, IMPLAD_Smil_shh, whole genome shotgun sequence genome contains the following:
- the LOC130990481 gene encoding uncharacterized protein LOC130990481 gives MEKLESNAVAVGTQMKMFETQLGQLANAFTNLHQQGQFSSNTTVNPKEHCKAINLRSGTTYEVPKMPEDEIVSPVDEKEAEEVTVEVSGKKKNEKQKTTSPATVTLPFPQRHQKERVKQQFSKFLEIFKKLHINLPLVEALQEMPQYAKFLKDIISRKKRLGEFETVNLNEECSAILQKKLPAKLKDPGIFTISCIIGGQQFGKALCDLGASINLMPLSIFQRLAIGEMKPTSIALQMADRSVTYPRGIVEDMLVKVNEFIFPADFVVLDFEEDNTILLILGRPFLATGRALIDVANGELTLRENDESHTFSIYRALKFYDEKEDIDMEECKLLSLVDSYDTPSSWKGLGDPLETCISHFFLSADFDFPLDMHLFSDELFECCSALESVAEIAHRKGRFLELRTEEEKKKMEEEKGTAPKLELKPLPDHLRYAFLGDGKTYPVIVSALLTPCELDSLLRVLRKHKSAIGWSISDLKGISPSVCMHRILLDDDARPRAQPQRRLNPIMQEVVRKEVLKLLDAGIIYAISDSEWVSPTQVVSKKGGMTVVKGESDEMIATRVVTGWRVCIDYRMLNAATRRDHFPLPFIDQMLDRLAGYEFYCFLDGYSGYNQIMIAPEDQDKTAFTCPYGIFAYRRMSFGLCNAPATFQRCMMTIFHDLIESVMEVFMDDFSVFGSSFDHCLENLSVVLARCEETNLVLNWEKCHFMVREGIVLGHKVSAAGLEVDRAKIVAIEKLPPPTNDRAVRSFLGHAGFYRRFIKDFSKVAKPLSQLLEKDVKFYFDDACTAAFETLKKALVTAPVLIVPDWTQPFELMCDASDIAIGAALGQKRDKIFRVIYYASRTLDKAQANYTVTEKEMLAVVYAFDKFRAYLIGTKSIVYTDHVAIRFLFDKKDAKPRLIRWILLLQEFDIEIRDRRGCENVVTDHLSRLENSVEGEELQVPIKETFPDEQILQVSSLTPWYADYVNFLAAKYPPPKDSSTYKKKKFYL, from the coding sequence ATGGAGAAGTTGGAGTCCAATGCTGTTGCTGTGGGGACCcagatgaagatgttcgagacccaattgggtcaactGGCCAATGCTTTTACAAATCTACACCAACAAGGTCAGTTTTCGAGCAATACAACTGTTAATCCCAAGGAGCATTGCAAGGCAATCAATTTGAGGAGTGGGACTACTTATGAGGTACCCAAGATGCCTGAGGACGAGATCGTGTCACCGGTTGATGAGAAagaagctgaggaggtcaccgttgaggtttctggtaaaaagaagaatgaaaagcagaagactacttcgccagcaacagTGACTTTGCCGTTCCCTCAGCGTCATCAGAAAGAGAGGGTGAAACAGCAGTTCTCCAAGTTTTTGGAGATCTTCAAGAAGTTGCacatcaatcttccattggtGGAGGCGTTGCAGGAAATGCCACAATATGCAAAATTCTTGAAGGACATCATCTCGAGAAAGAAGAGGttgggagagtttgagacggtgaatctcaacGAGGAGTGCAGTGCAATCTTGCAGAAGAAGCTCCCAGCCAAGCTTAAAGATCCAGGCATCTTCACTATTTCCTGCATCATTGGAGGCCAGCAGTTTGGGAAGGCGCTCTGCGATTTGGGGGCAAGCATTAATCTCATGCCCTTATCTATTTTCCAGCGGTTGGCTATTGGAGAGATGAAGCCGACGTCGATCGCgttgcagatggcagataggTCGGTGACGTATCCACGGGGGATAGTGGAAGACATGCTGGTGAAGGTCAATGAGTTCATATTCCCAGCTGACTTTGTGGTGTTGGATTTTGAGGAGGACAATACCATCCTGTTGATCCTAGGGAGACCGTTCTTGGCCACAGGACGAGCCTTGATAGATGTGGCTAATGGGGAGCTCACTTTGAGAGAGAATGATGAGAGCCACACTTTCTCCATATATCGAGCTTTGAAGTTTTATGATGAGAAGGAAGACATTGACATGGAGGAGTGCAAGTTGCTGAGCCTAGTTGATTCCTATGACACACCATCTTCATGGAAGGGTCTCGGCGACCCTCTTGAGACTTGCAtctctcatttctttttatCTGCTGATTTTGATTTTCCTCTTGATATGCATTTGTTTTCTGATGAGTTGTTTGAGTGTTGTAGTGCATTGGAGAGTGTAGCAGAGATTGCACATAGGAAAGGACGATTTCTGGAGCTGCGCACCgaggaggagaagaaaaagATGGAGGAGGAAAAGGggaccgccccaaagcttgagtTGAAGCCGTTGCCGGATCACTTGAGATACGCCTTCCTAGGTGATGGTAAGACGTATCCGGTAATTGTATCAGCTCTTCTTACTCCTTGTGAATTGGATTCTTTGTTGCGTGTGTTGAGAAAGCATAAGTCTGCTATTGGTTGGTCGATCTCTGATTTGAAAGGGATTAGCCCAAGTGTATGCATGCATAGGATTTTGCTTGATGATGATGCTAGGCCTAGAGCGCAACCTCAAAGGCGCTTGAATCCTATTATGCAAGAAGTCGTTAGGAAAGAAGTGTTGAAATTGCTTGATGCTGGGATTATATATGCTAtatctgatagtgagtgggtcaGTCCTACCCAAGTGGTGTCTAAGAAAGGGGGGATGACTGTTGTGAAGGGTGAGTCTGATGAGATGATTGCTACACGTGTGGTTACTGGTTGGAGAGTCTGCATAGATTATCGCATGTTGAATGCTGCTACTAGGAGAGATCATTTTCCCCTTccctttattgatcagatgcttgatagATTGGCTGGGTATGAGTTTTactgttttcttgatggttatTCTGggtacaatcaaattatgattgCTCCGGAAGACCAAGACAAGACTGCTTTTACTTGCCCATATGGGATTTTTGCTTATCGTCGCATGTCTTTTGGTTTGTGTAATGCTCCTGCTACGttccaaagatgcatgatgaCTATTTTCCATGATCTGATTGAGAGTGTGATGGaagttttcatggatgatttctctgtgtTTGGTAGTTCCTTTGATCATTGTCTAGAGAATTTATCTGTTGTGCTTGCTCGTTGTGAGGAAACTAACTTGGTGCTTAATTGGGAGAAGTGCCATTTTATGGTGCGAGAAGGCATTGTTCTTGGCCACAAAGTTTCAGCTGCAGGTTTGGAGGTTGATCGAGCCAAGATTGTTGCCATAGAGAAGCTCCCGCCACCAACCAATGATAGAGCTGTGCGCAGTTTCTTGGGTCATGCCGGATTCTACCGCCGCTTCATCAAGGACTTCTCAAAGGTTGCCAAACCGCTGAGTCAGCTGTTGGAGAAAGATGTCAAGTTCTATTTTGATGATGCGTGCACAGCTGCGTTTGAGACTTTGAAGAAAGCCTTGGTCACAGCTCCTGTTTTGATTGTGCCGGATTGGACGCAACCATTCGAGTTGATGTGTGATGCCAGTGATATTGCCATTGGAGCTGCGTTGGGTCAGAAGAGGGACAAGATTTTTCGTGTCATTTATTATGCCAGCCGGACTTTGGATAAAGCTCAGGCGAACTACACGGTGACCGAGAAGGAGATGCTAGCAGTTgtgtatgcttttgataagtttCGTGCATACTTGATCGGGACGAAATCAATTGTATACACCGATCACGTAGCCATCCGCTTTCTCTTTGATAAAAAGGATGCCAAGCCACGACTCATTCGGTGGATCCTGTTGCTGCAAGAGTTCGATATAGAGATTCGGGATCGTCGTGGTTGTGAGAATGTGGTTACCGATCATCTCTCTCGGCTAGAGAATTCGGTGGAAGGAGAGGAACTTCAAGTTCCAATCAAGGAGACATTCCCGGATGAGCAGATTTTGCAAGTGAGCTCGCTTACACCATGGTATGCCGACTATGTGAATTTCCTGGCCGCCAAATATCCTCCACCCAAGGATTCGAGTACttataagaagaagaaattctATTTATGA